One [Clostridium] saccharolyticum WM1 DNA segment encodes these proteins:
- the spoVAD gene encoding stage V sporulation protein AD: protein MQIGKASIKFEEPPIIESMASIVGKKEGQGPLGKLFDVVEQDDMFGADTWEKAESALQKQTADLAIEKGDIRKKDIRYLFAGDLLGQLIATSFGTVDLEIPLFGLFGACSTMGEALNLGAMTVAGGYADKVMAMASSHFATAEKQFRFPLSYGNQRPYSASWTVTGCGAVVLAKHRKEGIAAVTGITTGRMVDMGIKDSMNMGAAMAPAAFHTIQQNFDDFQVDESYYDKIITGDLGQVGRTILLDFMKNKGHDLETVHMDCGIEMYNSEEQDTHAGGSGCGCAASTLCSYILPKIQNGTWKRVLFVPTGALLSTVSFNEGETIPGIAHAVVIENMGNLS, encoded by the coding sequence ATGCAGATAGGAAAAGCAAGTATTAAATTTGAAGAACCTCCGATTATTGAAAGCATGGCATCCATAGTCGGAAAAAAAGAAGGCCAGGGTCCCCTGGGAAAATTATTTGATGTTGTGGAGCAGGATGACATGTTTGGGGCGGACACATGGGAAAAGGCGGAAAGCGCCCTCCAAAAGCAGACGGCTGATCTGGCCATTGAAAAAGGGGATATCCGGAAAAAGGACATCCGTTATTTGTTTGCAGGGGATCTTTTGGGCCAGCTTATTGCCACTTCTTTTGGAACGGTGGATTTGGAAATCCCTCTGTTCGGCTTATTTGGAGCCTGCTCTACCATGGGAGAGGCTCTTAACCTGGGGGCAATGACTGTTGCAGGAGGCTATGCGGACAAGGTCATGGCTATGGCTTCCAGTCATTTTGCAACGGCTGAAAAACAATTTCGTTTTCCATTGAGTTATGGGAACCAAAGGCCGTATTCCGCCTCATGGACTGTCACCGGCTGCGGTGCAGTGGTGCTTGCCAAGCATAGGAAGGAAGGAATTGCAGCCGTTACCGGGATCACAACCGGACGTATGGTGGATATGGGCATCAAGGACTCTATGAATATGGGAGCTGCCATGGCTCCTGCTGCTTTTCACACCATTCAGCAGAACTTTGATGATTTTCAGGTGGATGAATCCTATTATGATAAAATCATTACAGGAGATTTAGGACAGGTAGGACGGACCATCCTCCTTGATTTTATGAAAAATAAGGGGCATGACCTGGAAACGGTTCATATGGATTGTGGAATAGAGATGTATAACAGCGAAGAGCAGGACACCCATGCGGGAGGAAGCGGCTGCGGCTGTGCGGCTTCCACATTGTGCTCCTATATACTTCCGAAAATTCAAAACGGTACATGGAAACGGGTCTTGTTTGTTCCCACAGGCGCCCTTCTTTCCACAGTAAGCTTTAACGAAGGTGAGACGATCCCGGGAATTGCGCATGCGGTCGTGATCGAGAATATGGGAAACTTATCATAA
- the spoVAE gene encoding stage V sporulation protein AE, with product MDYLKAFIVGGVICALVQILMDNTKLMPGRIMVLLVVTGSILGALGIYQPFAEWAGAGATVPLLGFGNTLWKGVWKSMGEDGFLGIFKGGFTASAVGISGALIFGYLGSILFKPKMKS from the coding sequence ATGGATTACTTGAAAGCGTTTATAGTAGGAGGAGTGATCTGCGCTCTGGTGCAGATTCTGATGGACAATACAAAGCTGATGCCGGGCCGCATCATGGTACTTCTAGTGGTCACAGGAAGCATTCTGGGAGCACTTGGGATCTATCAGCCCTTTGCAGAATGGGCCGGAGCCGGAGCCACGGTTCCGCTTCTGGGCTTCGGAAACACCTTATGGAAAGGTGTTTGGAAGAGCATGGGAGAGGATGGGTTCCTGGGGATTTTTAAAGGAGGATTTACTGCCAGTGCAGTCGGGATTTCCGGAGCACTGATTTTCGGATATCTGGGATCTATTTTGTTCAAGCCCAAAATGAAGAGTTGA
- a CDS encoding transglycosylase domain-containing protein, which produces MNYGKQSTEKKIRSANSKARKYTTKVFLAFFKSLFVLCLFGGIVAASIGFGMAKGIIDNAPEVDIATIVPNEYATTVYDSAGNVTETLVTAGSNREEASYDELPKNLINAFVSYEDARFWDHNGIDLRSIMRAVKGVLTGDSSAGGGSTITQQLIKNSVFGGGMEKSFGERLERKLQEWFLAVKLDGAMSKEQIITNYLNTINLGNNSLGVKVAARRYFNKEVSDLTLSECAVLAGITQNPSKFNPITGQKANSDKQKVILQYMLDQGYITKEEEDKALADDVYSRIQNVDTATKETSSPYSYFTDELVEQVKKAMKDQLGYTDTQAHNLLYSGGLSIYTTQDPKLQTIVDEEINNPENYSAARYSIEYRLSVTHKDGTTTHYSQENIKHYHRENGDTGYDGLYNSEEAVQADIEGYKAYLLQDGDTILGESLHKTLQPQASFVLMDQKTGEVKAISGGRGQKTASLTLNRASNTYRQPGSTFKVLTAFAPAMDTCGATLGTVYYDSVYTVGNKTFSNWYSSGYQGYSSIREGIIYSMNIVAVRCLMETVTPQLGVEYAKNFGITSLTDTDYNPALALGGITTGVSNLELTGAFATIANGGVYKKPIFFTRILDHDGKVLIDNTPETHRVLKDSTAFLLTDAMADSMESSRKFSSSGPSSTSAAARIPGMSAAGKSGTTTANNDIWFVGYTPYYTAGIWAGCDDNQKLTKQNGGTSFHKGIWRKIMTRVHEGMSDPGFTVPDSIETAQICRKSGKLAVSGVCTNDPRGNAVYTEFFAKGTVPTDVCNNHVRATVCSVSHRLPTPYCPERTTAIFMAIPAGEEGATDDSKYAMPGYCTIHSANSIILPPGDGQNSSGGSPQQYEPGYPSQNPGYTPQNPGYTNPGGATQIPPWGGY; this is translated from the coding sequence ATGAATTACGGCAAACAATCGACAGAGAAAAAAATCAGATCTGCCAATTCGAAAGCAAGGAAATACACCACCAAGGTCTTTCTTGCTTTTTTTAAAAGCTTATTTGTGCTGTGCTTATTTGGCGGCATTGTCGCTGCAAGCATCGGTTTTGGCATGGCAAAAGGTATCATAGACAATGCTCCTGAAGTAGATATCGCAACCATTGTTCCCAATGAATATGCAACAACCGTCTATGACAGCGCCGGCAATGTTACTGAAACTCTGGTGACCGCAGGCTCTAACCGGGAGGAGGCCAGCTACGATGAGCTGCCAAAGAATCTCATCAATGCTTTTGTATCTTATGAAGATGCCCGGTTCTGGGACCACAACGGAATCGACCTGCGTTCCATTATGCGAGCCGTCAAGGGCGTTCTCACAGGCGATTCCAGCGCAGGCGGAGGAAGCACCATTACCCAGCAGCTGATTAAAAACAGCGTCTTCGGCGGCGGTATGGAAAAAAGCTTTGGGGAACGGCTGGAACGAAAGCTGCAGGAATGGTTTTTAGCCGTCAAGCTGGACGGGGCTATGTCCAAAGAACAGATCATTACCAATTACTTAAATACCATTAACCTGGGCAACAATTCCCTGGGAGTCAAGGTGGCGGCCAGGAGATACTTCAATAAGGAAGTATCGGATCTGACCTTATCGGAATGCGCAGTCCTTGCAGGGATCACCCAGAACCCGTCAAAGTTTAACCCTATCACAGGACAAAAGGCCAATTCGGACAAGCAAAAGGTAATTCTCCAATACATGCTTGACCAGGGATACATTACAAAGGAAGAGGAGGATAAGGCTCTGGCCGACGATGTCTATTCCAGAATCCAGAATGTAGACACCGCCACCAAGGAAACCTCCTCCCCATACAGCTATTTCACGGATGAACTGGTGGAGCAGGTCAAAAAGGCAATGAAGGACCAGCTTGGTTATACAGACACCCAAGCCCATAACCTGCTTTACAGCGGCGGTCTGTCCATTTATACGACTCAGGACCCAAAGCTCCAGACGATTGTAGATGAGGAAATCAACAATCCTGAAAACTATTCCGCTGCCAGATATTCCATTGAATACAGACTCTCTGTTACCCATAAGGATGGAACCACCACCCATTACTCCCAGGAAAATATAAAGCATTACCACCGGGAAAATGGGGATACGGGATATGACGGCTTATATAATTCTGAAGAAGCCGTTCAGGCTGATATTGAAGGATACAAGGCTTATCTTTTACAGGACGGGGATACCATTCTGGGAGAAAGCCTTCATAAGACACTACAGCCTCAGGCTTCCTTCGTTCTCATGGACCAGAAAACTGGTGAAGTAAAAGCCATAAGCGGCGGACGGGGACAGAAAACTGCCAGTCTGACCTTAAACCGGGCCAGCAACACATACCGTCAGCCAGGATCCACATTTAAGGTCTTGACTGCCTTTGCCCCTGCCATGGATACCTGTGGAGCCACCCTGGGTACTGTTTATTACGATTCCGTTTACACAGTGGGTAATAAAACATTTTCCAACTGGTACAGCTCCGGCTATCAGGGCTACTCAAGCATTCGGGAAGGAATCATCTATTCCATGAACATCGTGGCCGTACGCTGCCTGATGGAAACCGTTACCCCTCAGCTTGGGGTGGAATATGCCAAGAATTTCGGCATCACATCCTTGACCGATACGGATTATAACCCGGCCCTGGCCCTTGGAGGAATCACTACCGGTGTTTCCAACTTAGAGCTGACCGGAGCCTTTGCCACCATAGCCAATGGAGGAGTATACAAAAAACCCATATTCTTTACCAGGATCCTGGATCATGACGGCAAGGTGTTAATCGATAATACACCGGAAACCCACCGGGTATTAAAGGATTCCACCGCATTCCTTCTGACTGATGCCATGGCAGACTCCATGGAAAGCAGCAGAAAGTTCTCAAGCTCCGGACCAAGCTCCACCAGTGCCGCTGCCCGTATACCCGGCATGTCGGCAGCAGGAAAAAGCGGTACCACCACAGCAAACAATGATATCTGGTTCGTAGGCTATACCCCCTATTATACGGCAGGTATATGGGCCGGCTGCGATGACAACCAGAAGCTGACCAAGCAAAATGGAGGCACATCTTTCCATAAGGGTATCTGGCGGAAGATCATGACCAGAGTCCATGAAGGTATGTCTGATCCTGGATTTACAGTGCCGGACAGCATTGAAACCGCACAGATCTGCCGCAAATCCGGCAAGCTGGCAGTCTCAGGAGTCTGTACCAATGACCCCAGAGGCAATGCGGTATATACTGAATTTTTTGCAAAGGGTACCGTTCCTACTGATGTATGCAACAATCATGTACGTGCCACGGTCTGCTCTGTATCCCACCGGCTGCCTACTCCTTATTGTCCGGAACGGACCACTGCTATTTTCATGGCTATCCCTGCGGGAGAGGAAGGGGCAACGGATGATTCCAAATACGCTATGCCAGGATACTGTACCATCCATTCCGCCAATTCCATCATTCTTCCTCCGGGAGATGGCCAGAACTCATCCGGCGGAAGCCCCCAGCAATACGAACCTGGATATCCCTCTCAGAATCCGGGATATACGCCTCAGAATCCGGGATACACCAATCCAGGAGGTGCAACACAGATTCCACCTTGGGGAGGCTATTAA
- a CDS encoding YigZ family protein → MRKAYRILYQGGTGEITEKKSRFIANLKPVEREEEALAFIEETRKRYWDARHNCYAWIIGRGGEEKRLSDDGEPGQTAGKPMMDVLEGEKLVNLCAVVTRYFGGTLLGTGGLVRAYSKAVQEGLKACTPMTVEPAVKLSVLTDYNGIGKIQYLLGQREIATLGIEYTDRVELTALVPDEALDHLRADLTEATSGRAVLLVTGEVYYGIFNKDVILFP, encoded by the coding sequence ATGAGGAAGGCTTACAGGATTTTGTATCAGGGCGGTACTGGAGAAATTACGGAGAAAAAGTCCCGGTTCATTGCCAATTTAAAGCCTGTGGAAAGAGAAGAAGAAGCCCTGGCTTTTATAGAGGAAACAAGAAAAAGGTATTGGGATGCAAGGCATAACTGCTACGCCTGGATCATAGGCAGGGGCGGGGAAGAAAAGCGCTTAAGCGATGACGGGGAACCTGGTCAGACAGCGGGAAAACCCATGATGGATGTTCTGGAAGGCGAGAAACTAGTAAACCTTTGCGCAGTGGTGACCCGGTATTTTGGAGGAACTCTTCTTGGCACGGGAGGCCTGGTAAGAGCTTACTCCAAGGCAGTTCAGGAAGGCCTTAAGGCCTGTACCCCTATGACTGTGGAACCGGCAGTGAAGCTTTCTGTCTTAACGGACTATAATGGTATTGGCAAGATCCAGTATCTGCTGGGGCAGAGGGAGATTGCGACTCTTGGTATTGAATATACAGACCGGGTGGAGCTTACGGCCCTGGTACCTGACGAGGCCCTGGACCATCTCCGGGCAGATCTTACAGAGGCCACCAGCGGAAGAGCCGTTCTCCTTGTAACAGGGGAGGTTTATTACGGGATTTTTAATAAGGACGTGATACTGTTTCCGTGA